In a genomic window of Glycine max cultivar Williams 82 chromosome 13, Glycine_max_v4.0, whole genome shotgun sequence:
- the LOC100814365 gene encoding putative U-box domain-containing protein 53: MASNAGEEESTVIAIDSDRNSLHAVKWAVEHLLKKNASCTLIHVRTKTLYSHDFEVIPKQGRLPTEEELHQFFLPFRGFCARKGIVAKELVLHDIDVSNALTDYIIDNSISNIVVGASRWNALIRKFKDADVATSLVRSVPETCTVHVISKGKVQNIRPAGHSQNISNALSKSLKGIKGSFQSEDLNRKSVKYGHKQGSNNDGVSLVTPRMTNGETTSPKLSDESCSSQNSSNRSSLTGDTSKLLGYQLTEMSPENQDVVENSGSYTFRSNSCKISQAMKHEKFTQKEDAVKAWLPEEATLTLTEVERKKTKASMESAEMLKCLAEMKSHKGKQTGIRAMHEEEERNKALNASACNNKILFKRYNIKEIEVATNYFDNALKIGEGGYGPVFKGVLDHTEVAIKALKPDISQGERQFQQEVNVLSTIKHPNMVQLLGACPEYGCLVYEYIENGSLEDRLFQKDNTPTIPWKVRFKIASEIATGLLFLHQTKPEPVVHRDLKPANILLDRNYASKITDVGLARLVPPSVANKTTQYHKTTAAGTFCYIDPEYQQTGLLGVKSDIYSLGVMLLQIITGKPPMGVAHLVEEAIDKGKLQEVLDPNVTDWPLEETLSYARLALKCCEMRKRDRPDLRSVILPELNRLRNL, translated from the exons ATGGCTTCAAATGCAGGAGAAGAAGAGTCTACCGTGATCGCCATTGATAGCGACCGGAACAGCCTACACGCCGTCAAGTGGGCTGTGGAACATCTTTTGAAGAAGAACGCTTCTTGCACCCTCATTCACGTCAGAACCAAGACTTTGTATTCAC ATGATTTTGAGGTTATCCCTAAACAAGGTCGTCTGCCAACAGAAGAAGAATTGCACCaattttttcttccctttcGAGGATTTTGTGCACGAAAAGGG ATCGTAGCCAAGGAGTTAGTCCTGCATGACATTGACGTTTCAAATGCGCTTACTGATTACATCATTGACAACTCTATCAGCAATATCGTTGTTGGCGCTTCCCGCTGGAATGCTCTTATAAG GAAATTTAAAGATGCAGATGTGGCAACAAGCTTAGTCAGATCTGTGCCAGAGACTTGCACGGTGCATGTTATATCAAAAGGAAAAGTGCAGAATATTCGACCTGCAGGCCATTCTCAAAATATTAGTAACGCACTATCAAAATCTTTAAAAGGCATCAAAGGAAGTTTTCAGTCTGAAGATTTAAACAG AAAATCGGTCAAGTATGGACATAAGCAAGGCTCAAACAATGATGGGGTATCTTTGGTGACACCACGTATGACCAATGGAGAGACTACTTCTCCAAAACTATCAGATGAAAGTTGCTCCTCACAAAATTCATCCAATCGAAGTTCCCTAACGGGTGATACTTCAAAGCTGCTTGGTTATCAATTGACTGAGATGTCACCTGAAAACCAAGATGTAGTCGAAAATTCAGGCAGTTACACTTTTAGGAGCAATTCTTGTAAAATATCCCAA GCAATGAAGCATGAAAAGTTTACGCAAAAAGAAGATGCAGTTAAAGCTTGGCTTCCTGAAGAGGCTACATTGACTTTGACAGAGGTAGAAAGGAAGAAAACCAAGGCATCTATGGAGTCAGCTGAAATGTTAAAATGCCTAGCagaaatgaagagtcacaaggGAAAACAAACTGGAATAAGAGCCATGCATGAGGAAGAAGAGAGGAATAAAGCATTAAATGCTAGTGCTtgtaataacaaaattttatttaaaagatacaatattaaagaaattgaaGTTGCAACTAATTACTTTGACAATGCCCTCAAAATCGGTGAAGGTGGTTATGGACCTGTTTTTAAAGGAGTGCTTGATCACACTGAGGTTGCAATCAAGGCCCTCAAACCAGACATATCCCAAGGGGAGaggcagtttcaacaagag GTTAATGTTTTGAGCACAATAAAGCATCCAAACATGGTTCAACTGCTAGGTGCCTGTCCAGAGTACGGGTGCCTTGTATATGAGTACATTGAAAATGGTAGCTTAGAAGATCGCCTCTTCCAAAAAGATAACACTCCAACAATTCCATGGAAAGTTCGATTCAAAATAGCATCAGAAATTGCCACTggccttcttttccttcaccaGACAAAGCCTGAGCCGGTTGTGCATCGTGATCTCAAGCCAGCAAACATTTTGTTGGACCGCAACTATGCGAGCAAGATCACTGATGTGGGTTTGGCAAGGCTAGTTCCTCCTAGTGTAGCCAACAAAACCACTCAATACCACAAGACAACTGCAGCTGGTACATTTTGCTACATTGACCCAGAATATCAACAAACTGGACTATTGGGTGTAAAATCAGACATATATTCATTAGGTGTAATGCTGCTACAAATTATCACTGGAAAACCTCCAATGGGTGTGGCACACCTTGTTGAGGAGGCTATAGACAAAGGTAAACTCCAAGAGGTGCTTGATCCAAATGTCACAGATTGGCCCCTTGAAGAGACTTTATCATATGCTAGGTTGGCTTTGAAGTGTTGTGAGATGAGAAAACGGGATAGACCAGACCTTCGTTCTGTCATTTTGCCAGAGCTGAATCGACTCCGAAATCTGTGA
- the LOC100813292 gene encoding threonine synthase, chloroplastic — MASSSLFQSLPFSLKTTKPYALPKPAANFVIRAQSPLTQNTNAASSASKHRRPADENIRDEARRINAPHDHHLFSAKYVPFNADPSSSTTESYSLDEIVYRSQSGGLLDVQHDMDALKRFDGEYWRNLFDSRVGKTTWPYGSGVWSKKEWVLPEIHDDDIVSAFEGNSNLFWAERFGKQFLGMNDLWVKHCGISHTGSFKDLGMTVLVSQVNRLRKMNRPVVGVGCASTGDTSAALSAYCASAAIPSIVFLPANKISLAQLVQPIANGAFVLSIDTDFDGCMQLIREVTAELPIYLANSLNSLRLEGQKTAAIEILQQFDWQVPDWVIVPGGNLGNIYAFYKGFKMCQELGLVDKIPRLVCAQAANADPLYLYFKSGWKEFKPVKSSTTFASAIQIGDPVSIDRAVHALKSCDGIVEEATEEELMDATAQADSTGMFICPHTGVALTALFKLRNSGLIKATDRTVVVSTAHGLKFTQSKIDYHSKDIKDMACRYANPPMQVKADFGSVMDVLKTYLQSKTH; from the coding sequence ATGGCTTCCTCATCTCTTTTTCAGtctctccctttctctctcAAAACCACTAAACCCTACGCGCTTCCCAAACCCGCCGCCAATTTCGTAATCCGCGCCCAATCCCCCCTCACTCAGAACACCAACGCCGCCTCCTCCGCCTCCAAGCATCGCCGCCCCGCCGACGAGAACATCCGCGACGAGGCCCGCCGCATCAATGCTCCCCACGACCACCACCTCTTCTCGGCCAAATACGTCCCTTTCAATGCCGACCCTTCCTCCTCCACGACGGAGTCCTACTCGCTCGACGAGATCGTCTACCGCTCCCAATCCGGTGGCCTCCTCGACGTCCAGCACGACATGGACGCCCTCAAGCGCTTCGACGGCGAGTACTGGCGCAACCTCTTCGACTCTCGCGTCGGCAAGACCACCTGGCCCTACGGCTCCGGCGTCTGGAGCAAAAAAGAGTGGGTCCTCCCTGAGATCCACGACGACGACATCGTCTCCGCCTTCGAAGGAAACTCCAACCTCTTCTGGGCCGAGCGTTTCGGCAAACAGTTCCTCGGCATGAACGATTTGTGGGTCAAACACTGCGGAATCAGCCACACCGGCAGCTTCAAGGATCTCGGCATGACCGTCCTCGTTAGCCAGGTCAACCGCTTGAGAAAAATGAATCGCCCCGTCGTCGGTGTCGGTTGCGCCTCCACCGGTGACACCTCCGCCGCTTTATCTGCTTATTGCGCTTCGGCGGCGATTCCTTCCATTGTGTTTCTGCCTGCTAATAAAATCTCGCTTGCTCAACTTGTTCAGCCTATTGCCAATGGTGCCTTTGTGTTGAGTATCGACACTGATTTTGATGGTTGCATGCAGTTGATCAGAGAGGTCACTGCTGAGTTGCCTATTTATTTGGCTAACTCTCTCAACAGTTTGAGATTGGAAGGGCAGAAAACTGCTGCTATTGAGATTCTGCAGCAGTTTGATTGGCAGGTTCCTGATTGGGTCATTGTGCCTGGTGGCAACCTTGGCAACATTTATGCCTTTTACAAAGGCTTCAAGATGTGTCAAGAGCTTGGTCTTGTGGATAAGATTCCAAGGCTTGTTTGTGCCCAGGCTGCCAATGCTGATCCTTTGTATTTGTACTTTAAATCCGGCTGGAAGGAGTTTAAGCCTGTGAAGTCAAGCACTACCTTTGCCTCTGCCATTCAAATTGGTGATCCTGTTTCCATCGACAGGGCGGTTCACGCCCTAAAGAGTTGCGATGGGATCGTGGAGGAGGCCACCGAGGAGGAGTTGATGGATGCTACGGCGCAGGCAGATTCCACTGGGATGTTTATCTGCCCCCACACTGGGGTTGCTTTGACTGCTTTGTTTAAGCTCAGGAACAGTGGGCTTATTAAGGCCACTGATAGGACTGTGGTGGTTAGCACTGCTCATGGCCTCAAGTTCACTCAGTCCAAGATCGATTACCATTCTAAGGACATCAAGGACATGGCTTGCCGCTATGCTAACCCTCCCATGCAAGTCAAGGCTGATTTTGGGTCGGTTATGGATGTTTTGAAGACGTATTTGCAGAGTAAGACTCATTAG
- the LOC100170696 gene encoding PHD finger protein isoform X1 gives MEALSRSVEDVFEDFKGRRAGIIKALTTDVEDFYSQCDPEKENLCLYGSPNEQWEVNLPVEEVPPELPEPVLGINFARDGMQEKDWLSLVAVHSDTWLLALAFYFGARFGFDKTHRNRLFSMINELPTIFEVVTAKKQVKEKSSVSNNSGSKSKSNSKARASETQGRQSKPLQPKDEDEGLEEEDNDEHGDTLCGACSENYGTDEFWICCDICEKWFHGKCVKITPARAEHIKQYKCPSCSNKRAR, from the exons ATGGAGGCGCTAAGTCGCTCCGTGGAAGACGTATTCGAGGATTTCAAGGGCCGAAGAGCCGGCATCATCAAAGCTCTTACCACCG ATGTTGAAGATTTCTACAGCCAATGTGATCCTG AGAAGGAGAATTTGTGCTTATATGGATCACCTAATGAGCAATGGGAAGTAAATTTACCTGTTGAAGAAGTTCCTCCAGAGCTTCCTGAGCCTGTCCTGGGCATTAACTTTGCTAGGGATGGCATGCAGGAAAAAGACTGGTTATCTTTAGTTGCTGTTCATAGTGATACATGGTTACTTGCCCTTGCCTTTTATTTTGGAGCCAGATTTGGATTTGATAAAACTCACAG GAATCGACTATTCAGTATGATCAATGAACTACCAACAATATTTGAAGTTGTTACAGCAAAGAAACAAGTTAAAGAGAAGTCTTCGGTTTCAAACAACAGTGGCAGCAAATCTAAGTCTAACTCTAAAGCG CGGGCTTCCGAAACCCAGGGCAGACAATCAAAGCCATTACAACCAAAAGATGAGGATGAAGGACTAGAAGAGGAAGATAATGATGAACATGGAGATACCTTGTGTGGGGCATGTAGTGAGAATTATGGTACCGATGAGTTCTGGATTTGCTGCGACATCTGTGAGAAGTGGTTCCATGGAAAATGTGTGAAGATCACCCCTGCCAGAGCAGAGCATATCAAGCAATACAAGTGCCCATCATGCAGTAACAAGAGAGCTCGCTAA